From a region of the Sesamum indicum cultivar Zhongzhi No. 13 linkage group LG3, S_indicum_v1.0, whole genome shotgun sequence genome:
- the LOC105157215 gene encoding mitogen-activated protein kinase kinase 3 codes for MAGLEELKKKLVPLFDAEKGFPSGSTIDPSDSYMLSDGGTVNLLSKSYNIYNINELGLQKCSSSAFSPDDGEKTYRCASHEMRIFGSIGSGASSVVQRAIHIPNHRIIALKKINIFEKEKRQQLLTEIRTLCEAPCYQGLVQFYGAFYTPDSGQISIALEYMDGGSLADIIRVRKSIPEPILSVMVQKLLLGLSYLHGVRHLVHRDIKPANLLVNLKGEPKITDFGISAGLEDSMAMCATFVGTVTYMSPERIRNESYSYPADIWSLGLALFECATGEFPYSANEGPVNLMLQILDDPSPSLSNKNFSAEFCSFVDACLQKDPTARPTAEKLLSHPFIAKYEDAGVDLEAFVQSIFDPTQRMKDLADMLTIHYYLLFDGSDDLWHHMKTLYEEHSVFSFGGKESFGPNDIFTTLSNIRRTLAGEWPPEKLVHVVEKLQCRAHGQNGIAIRVSGSFIVGNQFLICGDGVQVEGLPNFRDLSIDIPSKRMGTFREQFIVETSNVIGRYFIVKQELYIVQ; via the exons ATGGCTGGACTGGAAGAGTTGAAGAAGAAGCTCGTGCCACTCTTTGATGCAGAAAAAGGGTTTCCATCTGGTTCCACAATTGACCCATCTGATTCTTATATG TTGTCAGATGGTGGAACAGTGAATTTGCTTAGCAAATCATACAATATATACAACATCAATGAGCTGGGACTCCAAAAATGTAGTTCATCTGCTTTTTCTCCGGATGATGGTGAGAAAACATACAGGTGTGCTTCTCATGAGATGAGGATTTTTGGGTCCATTGGCAGTGGCGCGAGCAGTGTTGTTCAGAGGGCAATTCATATCCCAAATCACAGAATTATTGCCCTCAAGaagattaatatatttgaaaag GAGAAAAGACAGCAGCTTCTCACTGAAATAAGAACGTTGTGTGAGGCACCATGTTATCAAGGCCTTGTTCAATTTTATGGTGCTTTTTATACTCCAGACTCTGGACAGATAAGCATAGCTTTGGAGTACATGGATGGTGGATCTTTGGCAGATATCATTCGCGTACGCAAGAGTATACCAGAACCAATCCTTTCCGTGATGGTGCAAAAGCTCTTGCTT GGACTAAGTTACTTGCATGGAGTTAGACACTTAGTCCACAGAGATATCAAACCTGCAAATTTGCTCGTAAATCTCAAGGGGGAGCCGAAGATTACAGATTTTGGTATAAGCGCTGGCTTAGAGGATTCAATGGCTATG TGTGCAACTTTTGTTGGTACTGTTACATACATGTCTCCAGAGCGAATCCGAAATGAAAGTTACTCTTATCCCGCCGATATCTGGAGCCTTGGGCTTGCACTTTTTGAATGTGCTACAGGTGAATTTCCGTACAGTGCTAATGAAGGGCCTGTTAATCTTATGTTGCAG ATTTTGGATGATCCATCCCCATCACTGTCAAATAAGAACTTTTCCGCAGagttttgttcttttgttgATGCTTGCCTCCAGAAAGATCCAACTGCAAGGCCAACAGCTGAGAAG CTACTTTCACATCCATTTATTGCAAAGTATGAGGATGCTGGTGTGGACTTGGAAGCTTTTGTCCAAAGTATATTTGACCCAACACAGAGGATGAAGGATCTGGCAGAC ATGCTGACAATACATTACTACTTGCTTTTTGACGGATCTGATGATCTTTGGCATCACATGAAGACTTTATATGAAGAGCATTCAGTTTTCAG TTTTGGTGGGAAAGAATCTTTTGGcccaaatgatatttttacaaCTTTGTCAAATATCCGGAGGACATTGGCTGGGGAATGGCCTCCTGAGAAACTTGTGCATGTCGTCGAGAAACTTCAGTGCCGTGCTCATGGTCAAAATGGAATTGCAATTCGTGTGTCCGGATCATTTATTGTTGGAAATCAGTTCTTGATATGTGGGGATGGTGTACAAGTAGAGGGCTTGCCAAATTTTAGAGACTTATCGATTGACATACCGAGCAAGCGTATGGGGACATTCCGGGAGCAGTTTATTGTAGAAACATCAAATGTTATTGGCCGCTACTTCATTGTCAAACAAGAACTTTACATTGTTCAGTAA
- the LOC105157216 gene encoding uncharacterized protein LOC105157216 → MGTSSEEENAQYAAFLEKVEKTIYVDNLSPQVTEAVMKAAFNQFGNVVSVQFIPNYLEPKNMPQAALVEMENPKQAQEIIMEMGQYPFMILGMPRPARARAAKLEMFDERPRKPGRRTVCRWVDSKDPDFDVAKKIEHLVRKHAAETSIVLEQQLAEEEKLANQQSEMLKAHYRKYELLDSVLDDGTAKRLARHYNMPISDV, encoded by the exons ATGGGCACCTCAAGTGAAGAAGAGAATGCTCAGTATGCTGCATTCTTGGAGAAGGTCGAGAAGACAATTTACGTGGACAATTTGTCGCCCCAAGTTACTGAAGCTGTCATGAAAGCTGCTTTCAATCAGTTTGGTAATGTGGTTAGTGTTCAATTTATCCCCAATTATCTTGAGCCCAAAAACATGCCGCAAGCTGCTTTGGTGGAAATGGAAAACCCCAAGCAGGCCCAAGAGATTATAATGGAGATGGGACAGTACCCTTTCATGATACTGGGAATGCCACGGCCTGCCAGGGCTCGTGCTGCTAAATTGGAGATGTTTGATGAACGCCCTAGAAAACCGGGACGGAGAACAGTATGTCGATGGGTGGACTCCAAAGATCCTGACTTTGATGTGGCCAAGAAAATCGAGCATCTTGTGAGAAAGCATGCTGCAGAGACATCGATAGTGCTTGAG CAACAACTGGCGGAAGAAGAGAAGCTTGCAAACCAACAAAGTGAAATGTTAAAAGCTCATTACAGAAAGTATGAGTTGCTGGATAGCGTCCTTGATGATGGAACAGCTAAACGCTTGGCGCGTCACTACAACATGCCTATTTCGGACGTTTGA